In a single window of the Limnochorda sp. L945t genome:
- a CDS encoding PHP domain-containing protein produces the protein MNRVRWLKGQLHVHTSRSFDGRVPPEDMFAAYRLRGFDFLCVTDHDRVWERAAVVDGILVVPGEESTLVRPFPPLGRHLVRLFTTEPVPLLASAHRKLEATRRQGALAMAAHPAWDGNFGTGRWRIEALADPLLDLVEIVNHHSRTGANVALWDEALARRGPALPLWATAVDDSHRPEQVGRAWVWVAVEQTWDLSLPAARLAGMVREALRRGAFYPSTGARAIFRWERDGGRSRVVVEAVPPEDEAAPGVPPRIRLMGKGGRLLVQVEGRRASYAVRGDEGYVRAEVIEPDGRAAWSQPWWIEA, from the coding sequence ATGAACCGGGTGCGCTGGCTGAAAGGCCAGCTGCACGTGCACACCTCCCGGTCCTTCGACGGGCGGGTGCCGCCCGAGGACATGTTCGCGGCGTACCGGCTCCGGGGCTTCGATTTCCTGTGCGTGACGGATCACGACCGCGTGTGGGAGCGGGCGGCGGTCGTGGATGGCATCCTGGTCGTGCCGGGCGAAGAGAGCACCCTGGTCCGCCCTTTCCCGCCCCTGGGCCGCCACCTGGTGAGGCTGTTCACGACGGAGCCGGTGCCGCTGCTGGCGAGCGCCCACCGCAAGCTGGAGGCGACCCGGCGGCAGGGCGCCCTGGCGATGGCCGCCCATCCGGCCTGGGACGGCAATTTCGGCACCGGGCGCTGGCGGATCGAGGCGCTGGCCGATCCCCTGCTCGACCTCGTCGAGATCGTCAACCACCACTCTCGGACGGGCGCCAACGTGGCCCTGTGGGACGAGGCGCTCGCGAGGCGTGGCCCGGCGCTGCCGCTGTGGGCGACGGCCGTCGACGACTCGCACCGTCCCGAGCAGGTGGGACGGGCGTGGGTCTGGGTAGCGGTCGAACAGACCTGGGACCTCTCCCTGCCGGCCGCCCGGCTGGCAGGCATGGTGCGGGAGGCGCTGCGTCGTGGGGCCTTTTACCCCAGCACGGGCGCCCGCGCCATCTTCCGGTGGGAACGGGACGGCGGTCGCTCCCGGGTCGTCGTCGAGGCAGTCCCCCCGGAAGACGAGGCGGCGCCGGGCGTGCCGCCTCGCATCCGGTTGATGGGAAAGGGGGGTCGGCTGCTCGTCCAGGTGGAGGGCCGCCGGGCGAGCTACGCCGTCCGGGGCGACGAGGGCTACGTCCGGGCCGAGGTCATCGAGCCGGACGGCCGCGCCGCGTGGTCCCAGCCGTGGTGGATCGAGGCCTGA
- a CDS encoding OsmC family protein, with amino-acid sequence MASGQVLGNVQVDRLRESMRRAAENPSAAVLQVEMEGSWDFTEGQPQYKGSVATPARGPVELVADFPPQYGGWGEAPSPIQYCLYASTGCFLSTYALVAALEGVALRSLKVKLSARLNMQRFLGAGDAPVVESMKWTVLADADAGMETLDRLRVLAEERCPATWCLRNPVPLQTEVQRITP; translated from the coding sequence GTGGCGTCAGGGCAGGTGTTGGGTAACGTCCAGGTGGACCGGCTGCGGGAGAGCATGCGCCGGGCGGCGGAGAATCCCTCCGCAGCGGTCCTCCAGGTCGAGATGGAGGGCAGCTGGGACTTCACCGAGGGCCAGCCCCAGTACAAGGGCTCCGTCGCCACTCCGGCGCGCGGGCCCGTCGAGCTCGTGGCCGACTTCCCTCCCCAGTACGGAGGGTGGGGCGAGGCGCCGAGCCCTATCCAGTACTGCCTCTACGCCTCCACGGGGTGCTTCCTCTCGACGTACGCCCTGGTGGCGGCGCTCGAAGGGGTGGCTTTGCGTTCCCTGAAGGTGAAGCTCTCTGCCCGCCTCAACATGCAGCGGTTCCTGGGCGCGGGCGACGCCCCGGTCGTCGAGTCGATGAAGTGGACGGTGCTGGCCGATGCCGACGCCGGCATGGAAACCCTCGACCGGCTGCGGGTGCTGGCAGAGGAGCGGTGCCCCGCCACCTGGTGCCTGCGCAACCCCGTGCCTCTCCAGACCGAGGTCCAGCGCATCACGCCCTGA
- a CDS encoding secondary thiamine-phosphate synthase enzyme YjbQ: MKWHTEYLTFHTPTKRQYVNITEKVQEAIRKSGIREGLVLVSAMHITAGVWVNDAEDGLIQDIDEWLEKLAPYRPDYRHHRTGETNGDAHLKSLLVHHQVMVPVTGGRADLGPWQQIYYAEFDGQRPKRVILKVMGE; this comes from the coding sequence ATGAAATGGCACACCGAATACCTGACCTTCCATACGCCCACCAAACGCCAGTACGTCAACATCACGGAGAAAGTACAGGAGGCCATTCGCAAGAGCGGAATTCGCGAAGGCTTGGTGCTGGTCTCGGCCATGCACATCACCGCCGGGGTATGGGTCAACGACGCGGAGGACGGGCTCATCCAGGACATCGACGAGTGGCTGGAGAAGCTGGCGCCGTACCGCCCGGACTACCGGCATCACCGCACGGGCGAGACCAACGGCGACGCCCACCTCAAGAGCCTGCTCGTGCACCACCAGGTCATGGTCCCGGTCACCGGCGGGAGAGCCGACCTGGGCCCCTGGCAGCAGATCTACTACGCGGAGTTCGACGGGCAGCGCCCCAAGCGCGTGATCCTCAAGGTCATGGGAGAGTGA
- a CDS encoding serine hydrolase, with amino-acid sequence MNGRGAPPGGPWRVLGATVAVIALAYALSRALPQARARSVDYGPLQRQILGFIETRPQRFGIYFKDVRSGQEWGMDADRPFQAASTVKVPIALLVNQLVAEGKLHWSDRITYRKDLDYSGGAGVLQFDGIDGTSYSLRVLTNLLITVSDNVAWQMLTRFLGKETIAAYMRQLGGKTVFPGGENVSTARDMGAYMQAVLDFASRHPDLGNRLLDDLSHTIWHVGLPGRLPPTVRVAHKEGDVQGVADDVGIVFARQPYILAIMSEGVQDIESGFADIARISRMVYDFQEKVAVR; translated from the coding sequence ATGAACGGTCGAGGAGCCCCGCCGGGTGGCCCGTGGCGTGTGCTGGGGGCCACGGTAGCGGTCATCGCGCTGGCTTATGCCCTGAGCCGGGCCTTGCCGCAGGCGCGGGCGAGGAGCGTGGACTACGGGCCGTTGCAGCGCCAGATCCTGGGGTTCATCGAGACGAGGCCCCAACGCTTCGGGATCTACTTCAAAGACGTGCGGTCGGGCCAGGAGTGGGGCATGGACGCCGATCGGCCCTTCCAGGCGGCGAGCACGGTGAAGGTACCCATCGCGTTGCTCGTCAACCAGTTGGTGGCAGAGGGCAAGCTGCACTGGTCCGACCGGATCACCTATCGGAAGGACCTGGACTACTCCGGCGGCGCGGGCGTGCTACAGTTCGACGGCATCGACGGGACGTCCTACTCCCTGCGGGTCCTCACCAACCTGCTCATTACCGTGAGCGACAATGTAGCCTGGCAGATGCTGACGCGCTTTTTGGGGAAGGAGACCATCGCCGCCTACATGCGCCAGCTCGGGGGCAAGACCGTCTTCCCCGGGGGGGAGAACGTCAGCACGGCCCGCGACATGGGGGCCTACATGCAGGCCGTGCTGGACTTCGCAAGCCGCCACCCCGATCTCGGCAACCGGCTCCTGGACGACCTGTCGCACACGATCTGGCACGTCGGCCTCCCGGGGCGATTGCCGCCCACGGTACGGGTTGCCCACAAAGAAGGCGACGTGCAAGGGGTGGCGGACGACGTCGGCATCGTCTTCGCCCGTCAGCCGTACATCCTGGCCATCATGTCGGAGGGCGTGCAGGACATCGAAAGCGGCTTTGCCGACATCGCCCGCATCTCCCGCATGGTCTACGACTTCCAGGAAAAGGTGGCCGTCCGCTGA
- a CDS encoding aminotransferase class I/II-fold pyridoxal phosphate-dependent enzyme: MIGVRPFQGHARALPRVDVSRQIRTPLLDAVVDYWQSGVVRFHMPGHRGGPGADPRITQVMGRDVFGMDVTGVLGLDDLHQPRGVIQEAEELAAEAFGADHSFFLVNGTSAGVQAMILSACDPGDRLIVARNVHKSIIGGLILSGVVPVYVTPEVDTEWGIALGVTPEEVGRALERSPDVRGVLLVSPTYHGVTSDLEAIAAMVHERGKVLLVDEAHGPHFRFHEAFPTPALEAGADACAHGIHKMLSGFTQASMLHVKGDRIDLGRVQAVLRLLQSTSASYLLMSSLDAARMQMATGGHELLDRALSLSRLLRQRVEGIEGVVAFEPAPGAPGAAGFDPTKVAVLVKHLGLTGHQVERLLRELGPVQPEMPDLFYVLFIVSYANDEDDVQRLAEVLAEIAAHADEHSTPETRALLRAAQPLAADVVRQPVVELPPREAFFGRHRAVGLEQATGRIAAEVVTCYPPGIPLLCPGERITPEVVDFLKLVRSAGASVSGPKDPSLETLEVL, from the coding sequence GTGATCGGAGTAAGGCCCTTCCAGGGCCACGCCCGCGCCCTTCCCAGGGTCGACGTATCGCGCCAGATCCGCACGCCACTGCTCGACGCCGTGGTGGACTACTGGCAAAGCGGGGTCGTGCGGTTCCACATGCCGGGGCACCGGGGCGGGCCCGGAGCGGACCCCCGCATCACGCAGGTGATGGGCCGGGACGTGTTTGGCATGGACGTCACCGGGGTGCTGGGGCTCGACGACCTCCACCAGCCGCGGGGCGTCATCCAGGAGGCGGAAGAGCTCGCGGCCGAGGCGTTCGGGGCCGATCACTCCTTCTTCCTGGTCAACGGCACCTCCGCCGGCGTGCAGGCCATGATCCTCTCGGCGTGTGACCCGGGCGACCGGCTCATCGTCGCCCGCAACGTCCACAAGTCCATCATCGGGGGGCTCATCTTGAGCGGCGTCGTCCCGGTCTACGTGACGCCGGAGGTCGACACCGAGTGGGGCATCGCCCTGGGCGTCACGCCGGAGGAGGTTGGCCGGGCTCTCGAGCGCTCCCCCGATGTGCGTGGCGTCCTGCTGGTCAGCCCTACCTACCACGGGGTGACCAGCGACCTCGAGGCAATCGCCGCCATGGTGCACGAGCGAGGCAAGGTCCTGCTGGTAGACGAGGCCCACGGGCCGCACTTCCGCTTCCACGAAGCCTTCCCCACCCCGGCCCTGGAGGCCGGCGCGGACGCCTGCGCCCACGGTATCCACAAGATGCTGAGCGGCTTCACCCAGGCCTCGATGCTGCACGTCAAGGGCGACCGGATCGACCTCGGGCGGGTGCAGGCGGTCTTGCGGCTGCTGCAGAGCACGAGCGCTTCGTACCTGCTGATGAGCTCCCTGGATGCGGCACGCATGCAGATGGCCACGGGCGGGCACGAGCTCCTCGATCGGGCCCTTTCCCTGTCACGGCTCCTGCGCCAACGCGTCGAGGGCATCGAGGGCGTCGTCGCCTTCGAGCCGGCGCCGGGCGCCCCGGGGGCCGCCGGCTTCGACCCGACCAAGGTGGCCGTCCTGGTCAAGCACCTGGGTCTGACAGGGCACCAGGTCGAGCGGCTGCTGCGCGAGCTGGGGCCGGTGCAGCCCGAGATGCCCGACCTCTTTTACGTGCTTTTCATCGTGAGCTACGCCAACGACGAAGACGACGTCCAACGGCTGGCGGAGGTGCTGGCAGAGATCGCCGCCCACGCCGACGAGCACTCCACGCCCGAGACCCGGGCGCTGTTGCGGGCGGCACAGCCGCTGGCCGCCGACGTGGTGCGGCAACCGGTGGTCGAGTTGCCACCCCGGGAAGCCTTCTTCGGTCGTCACCGAGCGGTCGGCCTGGAGCAGGCCACCGGGCGCATTGCCGCCGAGGTAGTCACCTGCTACCCGCCGGGCATCCCCCTTCTCTGCCCGGGCGAGCGCATCACGCCCGAGGTGGTGGACTTCTTGAAGCTCGTGCGCAGCGCCGGCGCATCCGTCTCCGGGCCCAAGGATCCCAGCCTCGAGACCCTGGAGGTGCTGTGA
- a CDS encoding N-acetylmuramoyl-L-alanine amidase family protein gives MDPKLTNLRARVTPPPPEKTAVSVVELESTRPPTRRSVEALGPRTLLVRLEGLALNMDPFERLVLDGVVRSVRLDQGRTGGVLCRLELEFPVSSARPRIEVETGIPVVTRITLDRQPLREVLGGRRIAIDPGHGGRDAGARGPINLEERHVVLQIARRLAVHLEEAGAAVALTRRDDRFVEPHRRMLAAVTHRAQVLVSLHTLHEPPDSCQGMAVRFGAGVARAEAEAIARAIASSLRQRLGLPEHGVQAMHWPSAAATRVPVVQVEVPCIAHPLEEALLRSVVFKDRIAQAIRNALAAHWGAAHQSGGAAAAL, from the coding sequence ATGGATCCCAAGCTGACCAACCTGCGCGCCCGGGTGACGCCGCCGCCGCCGGAGAAGACCGCCGTGTCCGTGGTGGAGCTCGAGTCGACGCGTCCCCCGACGCGCCGGAGCGTGGAGGCCCTGGGCCCCCGGACGTTGCTCGTGCGGTTGGAGGGGCTGGCGCTCAACATGGACCCGTTCGAGCGGCTGGTGCTGGACGGGGTGGTCCGGTCCGTCCGGCTCGACCAGGGCCGGACGGGCGGGGTGCTGTGCCGTCTTGAGCTCGAGTTCCCTGTCTCGAGCGCGCGCCCCCGGATCGAGGTCGAGACCGGCATTCCCGTCGTCACCCGGATCACCCTCGACCGGCAGCCGCTGCGCGAGGTGCTGGGGGGCCGGCGCATCGCGATCGACCCCGGGCACGGGGGCCGGGACGCCGGCGCCCGGGGGCCGATCAACCTCGAGGAGCGGCACGTCGTGCTCCAGATCGCGCGCCGCCTGGCCGTCCACCTGGAAGAGGCCGGCGCAGCCGTGGCTCTGACACGTCGGGACGATCGCTTCGTCGAGCCCCACCGGCGCATGCTGGCCGCGGTCACCCACCGGGCCCAGGTGCTGGTCAGCCTGCACACCCTGCACGAACCTCCGGACAGCTGCCAGGGGATGGCCGTCCGGTTCGGGGCGGGCGTGGCCCGGGCCGAAGCCGAGGCCATCGCCCGGGCCATCGCGAGCAGCCTGCGCCAGCGGCTGGGGTTGCCGGAGCACGGAGTACAGGCCATGCACTGGCCGTCGGCCGCGGCTACCCGGGTGCCGGTGGTGCAGGTCGAGGTCCCGTGCATCGCCCACCCGCTAGAAGAGGCGCTCCTGCGGAGCGTGGTCTTCAAAGACCGCATCGCACAGGCCATCCGCAACGCCCTCGCCGCGCACTGGGGCGCGGCGCACCAGAGCGGGGGTGCCGCCGCTGCGCTATAA